GGCGGCTATCCCGTCTATCTACGCCGCTGGACCCGCATGGGCCAGACCCGCGACGAGAGCCTCGCGCAACTCCTGCTGCTGGGCGAGCCGGAGGCGGTCGTCGCGGTCGTGCACGCCCTGGGGCTCACGCCGGAGCTCGCGCGGCGCGCCTGGTGGGCGATGCCGAGTGCCGAAAACGCCCGCCGCATGCTGGAGCGCGAGGCGGTCGCCGGCGCGCCGATCGGCCGGGAGCTGGCGGCCTATCTCCTTGAATACCTGCCGTTCGAGACCGAGCCCGCGGACATGATCGACAGCGTGCGGCTGGTGTTGCAGCCCGGTCTGATCGACGACGAGGCCCGGCTATCCCTATGGCAGCGCGCACGCCAGAAGACGGCATTGCTCGTCGGCTTCATGCTGGGTGCCCCCGACGCCCTGCCGGAGCCGGTGGCTGAGCGCGCCGACCTCGCCGAACTCCGCTCGGCACTCGAGGCCCTCGCCGAGACGGGAAATGCCCCCGCCGTCCTGTTGCTGCGCATCCTTGGCGGACCGGGCCAGACCTATCTGAGGGCCTGTCTGCGGGTGATGAAGAAGCCGCCGAATCAGGATGTCGTGAACCTGTTCCTCGACGCGGTGGCGAGCTACTTCGGCGCATTACGCCTGCCCGGTGACGTCGAAGGCGACCTGGCAGCGCTCCAGGCGGCGGCGTCGGAGTTGGTCGACGCTCCCCGCGCCGAGCCGGCCGTGGCGGCGTTGCTGGAGCGGGCGCCGGCACTCCGGGAGGACCTGCGGGCGGCCCTCGTCTTGAGTCGCCTGGGCTATCCGGTCGTCCGCCCGGTGCTCGGCAGCACCACGGCGATCGGCTCCCTGATGCGCCGCAAATTGGAGCCGGTGTTCGGCCCGCTCGCGGCCGAGATCGAGTCGCTGACCCGTCCTGCTGAAGTTTGAGTGCGCCGGCCATGTCGATGGCGATTCGCAGACGACAACTTGAGCCGCGAAGTCGCCAAGTGACGAGGCAAGAATCTTCTTGGAACTACGAAACACGCGGAAGACGCGAAAAGGCCGAGTATGCAAAGGATCAGCTGCTGTCTTTCGCGACTTTCGCGTATTCCGTAGTTTCTCGTCCACGCGTTCGTCCCAGTTCTGAACCGTCCCTAAGGGTCAACTGTGGGACACCTAATCGTTTCGGCTCTTCATCCGTTCTTTGGCGGTTTCCCGAAGATCTTCGCCAGACTTTGGCCTTTGGTGCTCGAACCCTCCTTTCTAGGATCCGTGTCCTGATGCCTCACGTCATCGTCGATCCCGAATCGCGCTCGCTCGCCGAGCGTTTCGCCTTGATCAAGTCGCCGAGTCGGCGGCGCGCCCGATTCCCGGAGGGCTGCGTCACCATCGTCGCCAGCGAGGTCGAAGCGCTCGCTGGCCGCGACGAGGCGCACAAACTGCTGCCGGCCATCGTCTACGGCCCCTCGAAGTCGTCGGAGGGTCAACGGCTTTACTATCTCGTGCGTTGGCTCTGAGAAGAGGAGTAAGGCGCGGCAGCCAAATGGAAACGGGGGCAGGCAAGGTCCTCGCTGTTCGGTGATCGGCTGAGTCAAGCAGCACGCTGCATCGGTCTGGACGTGGATTAAGGACCGCGTCGCCGTGACGAGGCCGAGCCTGGACCCGCCGAGCCGATCGATCGCGAGGAGATTGCCGACACGCCGGACAAGGTCGAGGGCGTTGCGGCGGTGACGGTCACCGAGCAGATTGCTGCATGAGCAATGCCGGGATTTCTGACGAGTAAGTAAGGCGGCAAGAACAACCTCGACGGCTTTCCAGGCTAATGTGTGACCGCGGCGGCCAATGGCTTTCCCGGAGGGCACTGCGCGTTGTCTCGCTGTAGAGTTGTGACAGCCAAGTACATGGTGGCCGTGTCGAGATTTCTTATACTGCTCCCCAGCCGATACTCGCGCGTTCGAAGGCCCTTGGGAGTCTCTGCCAAGTCCACAGATGAGCGATGCCAACCGTCCGGAAAGCGGAGAATTTTGTGACAATAAGCGCGGGGAAGCACTAGTTGAGTCAGACGAAGATTCGTCGTCAGCTGATGGCTCGGCCAAGAAAGAATGCACGCAGGGTGTCGAAAATTGTCACATGCTGAATGTTACATTATGTTACATGCTCAATTCGGCCTGCATAGAGCGCCAATAACAATATAAATCTAATGGTTGTGTTCGTTGCGCGGCCGCAAGCGGCCTGGCAACTGATCGGTGGGTGTCACAGGTGTGTTACACAAACATTCTGAGATCGAATTTCCAAGGAACGCAACCATCTGTATCGGCTCATATCTTTAGGGCATGGCATATTATTTGTAAGTGATTAACCGTATCTGGACGGAATTGTGTGACATCGTTCGATTGATGGGCGGTTCTCTGGTCGCATTCTGCTAAAGGATCAAAAATGGGTGGACGCACATGCTATTACGCTTATATTGGAATTCCGGAATGCCTGTCGCGTCGCCTCGCGCTGTACGCAAGCTTGCTTGGCTCCTTCGCTTCTGCCTACTCGCTTGTTCGAGTCAAGCAATCGCCGATTCAGTGACCTACTTGGACTTAAAGAACGACTTCTTCTCTGATCCGACAGTCGAAGTCGCGGACGACGGCAGGAGCGCGGTGCTGGCCGAGGATTCACAGTTGGCGTATGTGATCCTTTCCAACGATCCTGGCCTGGGCGATCCAGAGGTTGTTCTTCCAGGCCAGAGCGTCTGGCTGACTTTTGACTACAGCTTTGTTGAGGCGACCGGTAACTTCGATGAGTTCGGCGCCTTCCTTATCGACGGAGATAGTGGGGCTAGCATTGGCGAGATCTACGAGTTCTTTATCGATGGCACTGGCTCAGGAACTGTGAGCTGGGACCTCTCGTCGCTAGCTGGCAACACGCTGGGATTGCAGTTCGTGCTTAACGCGTACGACTCGGAGGTGGGCTCGACCGCCATTGTCAGAGATGTCGCGCTCCAAGTCGTGCCGATCCCCGCTGCACTTCCGCTGTTTCTGGGAGGGCTCGGGGCTCTAGCTGGACTGGGCGCGGCGCGCGTCAGGCGCTCTCGCAAGATCTAGAGTCGTCGCGATGCGCCGCGATTTCCATTTCGCACCGGGCGCCAGGCGGCTCCGCTTCTGCCATAGGCTACGCGGTTCAGTCCGCACGCAAGAAGCCACAGGCCTAGGGCTATGTTCCAGGGCGCGATCTGGCGGCTGGGCGCGCGGCATGCTCCGGATGGACGCAGTGCCGACAGCACGCGGCTACTTATCGTCAATTTGACAGGCTAGAGACGAAAACACAGCCGCGAGAGCGGCGATTTCGTGGGGAGAGGGAACGATGAAGAGACGCTTGTCGGGACCGGCGCTGTTGGTTGCGCTGCTTCTAATCCACGCAGCCCCTCTTTTCGCCGTCTCTGCTCTCGCGCAAATCGAAATCGCCTCGCTGACCTACCTCGGCGATTCTGTCATCCAGGTCGACTTCTCGCGCCGAATGTTCAACCGCCGCACCGGCGAGGAGACGACCACTGTAACGGTGACCAACGTCTCGGGCGCGCCGATCGAGAGCACGGACGGCAATCTCTATCTAGCGATGGAGAACATCACCGTTGCGACTGTCACCGTGCCCAGCGCCGACGGCACCAGCGTCGAAGGGATCCCCTTTTACGTCTTCGAGGTCGCGAGTCTCGGACCTGGGGCCGCGGTGCAGCGCCAAGTTGTGTTCGACAACCCGCAACGGGCGCGCTTCAATGTTGACGCCAACGCCTATGTCTCGGCCGGTGCCACGAACCACAAGCCAATCGCAGATGCGGGGTCCAACGCCAACGGCCTGGTCGGAAGCGAGATTCGCCTCGATGGGAGCGGCAGCTACGACCCGGACGGCGATCTGATCACCTACTCCTGGACGCAGACCGATTGGCCGAACGGCAGCAATGTTGAGCTGACTGGCACCGATGGCCCGGTGCCGCGTCTGGTGCCCGATGTGGCCGGCAACTACAGCTTCGAGCTGATCGTGACCGATGACGAGCAGGAGGCCAGCGACCCCGACACGGTGACCATCACGGCATCGTCGGTCGTGGCCCCGCCGAATGCAGACGCCGGTCGCGATCAGCAGGGCCAGGTCGGTCAAGTGGTGACCGTCGATGGTACCAGCAGTAGTGATCCCCAAAAGCTCGCGCTCACCTTCGCCTGGACGCTCGTATCCAAGCCGCCGGCGAGTACCCTGACCGAAACCGCTATCAGCGGGCGCGACCAGCCACAGGCCTCGTTCATGCCTGATGCCGAGGGCCAGTACGACCTCCAGCTGGAGGTGGATAACGGTACGGCGACAGACGTTGATACGGTCGTCGTGAATGTCTTGCCGCCGAATCTGGCCCCCGTCGCCGATGCCGGATCCGATCAGGCCAGCCAGCCGGGCCAGGCTGTCACCCTTGATGGCACGGCGAGCCACGACCCGGACAACGGACCGCAGGCACTTAGCTCGACCTGGACCCTGGTGAGTCTGCCGCCGGGCAGTGCGCTAACCAATGCTGACATTAGCGGCGCCGATACCTTGCAGCCCACGTTTACCCCGGACATGGCGGGCGATTACATCCTGCGTCACGAGGTCAGCGATGGCGAGCAAAGTGCAGGCGACAATGTCCTGGTCGAGGTCGAGGACAACGCCCCGAGCATTGCCATCACCAAGCCGCTGGACGGCGGCAACGTCAACACGGCGCGCCCGGAGATCAGTATTCAATTCGGCGATAACGAATCCGGCATCGATACGAGCAGCTTCGAATGCCTGATCAATGGTACCGATTACAGCAGCGCTTTCAATGTCGGCCCGGCGAACGCCGTGCTGCAACCGACCTTCGATTTGCCGGCGGGCCAGAACCAGGTTACAGCGAGCATCGAGGACCGCGCCGGCAACGAGGCGAGCGCCCAGTCCAGTTTCACCGTCGCCTTCCTGCGCGCCATCCCTGGGGCGACGCCCACGGCTGGCTATAGCCCGCTGACGGTGCGCTTCACGACGGACGGTGAGGACCCCGCCGGCACCATCGAAATCTTCCGCTGGGACTTCGACGGTAACGGCAGCTACGACACCTACGATACCGTCGCGCGCGACTACGATCACACCTATAACACCCCGGGCACCTTCAACGCGACGCTGTACGCTTGGAGCAGCACCGGTGCGACGGCGGAAGCCAGCATTCCGATCACGGTCGAGAACAATCCGCCGACGGCCAGCGCGGACGTGAATCCCTCCAACGGACCGGTTCCGCTGACGGTCACACTCGCCGGTACGGGCTCCGATTCGGACGGCACCATCGTGCGCTATGAATGGGATTTCGAGGGCGATGGGATCTACGACTTCTCGTCGACCACAACGGGAATCACGACTCACACCTACGCCGCGGAAGGGACCTTCCAGGCGATCTTCCGGGTCACCGACAACAGCGGCAACACCGCCACCGCCACGGCCACCACGACCGTCGTGCGAATCGGTCCGCCCGGCTCGCCGACCGCCACCGCCGGGGCGAGCCCGACCAGCGGCAACGCCCCGCTGACCGTCAACCTCACCGGCTCGGGCAGCGACCCGGACGGCGGCATCGTGCTCTACGAGTGGGATTTCGACAACGACGGCAGCTACGACTGGTCGAGCGCCAGCAGCGGCAATACCTCGCACACCTACACCCAAGGCGGGACCCATGTGGCCACGTTGCGAGTCACGGACAACGAAGGCCTGACGGGTATCGATCAGGTTTTGATCAGGGTCAACCTGCAGGCCAGCCTTTCGGTGGGGACCAATACCATCGGGTTCCTAGCGGAAAGCGGTAGTGGCATGACTGCTACCGCGAGCAGCCAGTACAGCGCATCGTACGGACCTGCCATGGCGATCGACGGCAACACCGGGACCTTCTGGGAGACGGCTCCCGGGGATGCGGCGACCTCCTGGATCGAGGTCACCTTCGATACGCTGCAAAGAGTCGAGGGGCTGACGGTAAACTGGTATTCCTACTCCTACCGGATGACCACGGCCAGGATCGATCTTTATGATGGTGCGGGGGCGCTGCTCCACACCCAGACAGAGAGCTTTGCCTCCAACGCTTCCAGTCACCAAGTCGACCTACCGGGCGTCGAGAACGTCAAGCGAGTGCGTTTGTCTGCTCAGGGCACTTACAGCTCATACGTGATGATCCGCGAGCTGACCTTCGACAAGAGCGAGATGCCAGGGCAAGGGGGGCCGGAGCCCGAACCCACTGGTACGACAATCAATACGACTATCAGTGCCGACACCCGGGTCTCGATCTTCATCAAAAACGGGCAGGGTAATATCGAGCGTACGCTCGTCGACAACGAAGCCAGGACTGCGGGCTCCCACCAGGACTACTGGGATGCCAAAGATGACGGCGGGGTGCCGGTGAGAGACGGGCTTCACTATGCGGTGATGGAATACCGGGAGAACGGCACGGCGAAGACGTTGGATCTCACCCAAATAACCGGCGGCACGCGCAACTCATTCCCCATGGGATCGTCCTGCAACCAACGCGAGAGCTTCGCCTCGCCGACTGTCGTGAAGCCGTTCGAGAACGACTTCATGGACCTCAACTTCAAGCTTTGCACCGCCCAAGAGGTCACCATGTTCATCGGGCCGCTGAACACGCAGGGCGATGCGGCGCGCATCCGCACGATCGCGAACCGTCAGATCTTTCCCGCGGGCGATAGCACCCTCTACTGGGATGGCCTGGATGACAACGGCAACATCGCGGTGGCTCCATCGGGCGACAGGCTGATCACCGGTGCCTGGCGTTACACCCTGCCCAACAACGCCATGTACATGACGGGCGGAGGACCAGTGATCGAGTCGATCAGTGCCGATCCCAATTACTTCAGCCCCTTCAGCGAGAAGTGCGACAGCGCGGGACGAAGCGAAGGCATTACGCTGGACTACTCCCTCTCGAAGAGTGCGGCGACGGTGCAGTTGCGGGTCTACAGCGTTGAAAGCGGTGAGCTGCTGCGGACCGCATCGATCCAGAACGTCGCCGCCGGCGCGAATGATGCCTTCTGGGACGGGAAGAACCAGGCCGGGGAGTACGTGGACATAGGCGATTACCAAGTGGGCCTGATCGCCACCGACGCGCAGGGCAACTCATCCATGCTGCGCTATGCGCTGGTGCGCGTGGGCTACTGAGGGAGGGGCAGGAATGAACCGGATGAGTATCGACGGAGAACGGGCCATGTTCACGAGCCGCATTGGCGTCCTATTTTGCATCCTGCTCGCCCTGTTGCTGCCTGGGGTGGCGATAGCCTATAACAAGAGCTGGGACCAGGGGCATAACTGGATCGAAGTCGATGGCGGCTGGGGATACTACGATTATGACGGCGTCTGGCAGTCGGAGGACTCGCCCAAGACCTGCAAAGTGGGAACCATGTGTCCCGTATACGCCAACACGGGGCGGCTTGAAGAGACCTTTACGGATTTAAGTCTTTCCGGTATCGGCCCGACGCTTGCCATTACGCGCACCTATCATAGCCAGCAGTGGGCGACGTCGTTCCTGGGCAACGGATGGACCTTTAATTTCGGCAAACGGCTGATTACCGCACGACGGAAGGACGGTGAGAAGATTCTCGGTCTGATATTGGAAACCGGCGAGAAGAACTACTACAAAGAGCACAGCGACGGGACCTTGGAGCGACTCACCGGGTATGGGGCGACCTTTGATCTGATCAGGAACGTGGACGGGAGCTACAGCATCCAGGAACTGGATGGCGGACGGACCGAGCTCGATGCGGACGGCAAGATCGAAGAGATCGTCGACCGTAACGGCAATACCCTGAGCTTCCAATACAACGCCGTGGGCTGTGTCAGCCGCATCACGAACGCCTCCGGCAACTACATCGACTTCGTGCTCGGCCCCAACGGGAAGATCGCCAGTGCCACCGATAACTCCGGGCGCACGATCGGCTACCAATACGACGAGAACGGAAATCTCACCAGAGTCACGGACCCGCTGGGCAACAGCGTCCAATACGCCTACAACAGCGACAATCTGCTCACGCAGCGCACCGACCCCCGAGGCAACGTGGTCGAGACGATTGGCTACGATAACCATCAGCCCCCACGTGTCTCCACCTTCACTGAGAAGGGCGAAGCCTTTACGATCAGTTATTACACGGATCGCACGGAGAAGACTGATTCGCAGGGTAACACCTGGACCTATTACTACAATGACGTCGGTGTCATCGAGCGCACAATCGATCCTCTCGGTAACGAAACCCGGCAGAGTCTCAACAAGGTTACGGTAGCCAGTGTCGATTGGGAAGAAGACGCCAACGGAAACCGGACGACCTACACCTACGACGCGCTGGGCAATGTGACCAGCCGGACCGATGCCCTCGGCAATACCTGGACCTATACCTACGTCGCGGGAACTGACTGGTTGGCGACGGAGACCAGTCCGCTCGGCGTGGTAACCAAGTACGAGTACGATTCGGACGGTAACCAGACAAAGTTGATTCGCGACTTCGGCGGGTCTTTGGAGAATACGACGGCGTACACCTACGACGGGCAGGGCAATCAGATCAGCGTCACCGATCCCCTGGGCAACACCACCACATACGAATACGACGCCCAAGGCAACATGACCAAGGTCACCGATGCTCTGGGGTATATCACCACCTACGCCTACGATGCGCGCGGCAACCGTTTGACCGAGACGGATGCCAATGGCAACACCACCACCTTCGCCTATGATTTGCTTGATAGACTCGTCACGGTGACGGATGCGAAGGGCAATGCCACAAGCTTTCAGTACGATGCCAACGGCAACCTGATTGCCGAAACCGATGCGGAGGGGCACAGTCGCACGCAGAGTTATGATTCCTATGATCGATTGACGCAGCTGACAGACCCCCTAGGCAACGCGACCAATTACGGCTATGACTGGCGTGACAATCGCGTCAGCAAGAGAGACGCCAACGGCAACACGACGACGTATACGTACGATGCAGCCAATCATCTCACTCAGGAGACACGACCCGGCAGCGCCGTTCACTCATTTGAATATGACAAGGTGGGCAATCAGCTTGCGAGTATAGACCCAGCCGGAGTCCGCATTGATCAGACGTATGATGCGGCCAATCGTCTGACAGCCCGTCAGGACAGCAGCGGCGACCAGGAGATCTACGCCTACGACGCGCTCGGCAACCGCACCCGCGTCGAGCGCCGCGACGCCGCCGACCAGGTGACCTTCGGCGAGGACACCCAATACGATGCCCTTTCGCGCCCGGTTCAGATCACAACCGCCTTGGGGCAAGTCACCACGTTTGCCTACGACGCCAACGGAAACCTGATCAGCATCACCGATCCCTTGGGCCGCGTGACTACCCAGGGCTTCGACGCCCTCAACCGCGCGACCCAGATCATCGATGCTGCCTCAGGCGTCAGCGGGCTCGACTATGATGCCGTCGGCAACGTGACCGGTGTCACCGATCCGCGCTCGCTGACGACGACCTACGGCTATGATGCGCTGGACCGCCAGACCGCCCTCGACAGCCCCGATACAGGTCTAGCCCAATCTACCTATGACGGCAACGGGAATCTGATCGGCCGCACGGACAGCCGCGGGATTGCCGTCGCACATACCTACGACGCGCTCGACCGGCGTACCTCGACGCAGTATCCAGATCAGGCCGAGGACCGCGCCTTAAGATATGACGAAGGTACGAACGGTAGGGGGCGTCTGACCGGCTACGACGATGAAAGTGGCTCCGTCGATTTCTCCTATGACCCCCGCGCGAATCTGATCGGTGAGAGCCGCACCATCCAGGCTCAAGTCTACAACCTTGGCTATGGCTACGACGGCGCCGACCGCTTGACGAGGATCGATTACCCGAGCGGCTTGCAGGTGACTTATGCCTATGATGGACAGGGGCGGGTCTCCACCATCACCTCCAATGCCGGCGGGATCCTAAACGGCATCACCTATCTGCCCTTCGGCCCGTTGGCCGGCTGGAGCGATGGCTCGGGCGCGC
This portion of the Thioflavicoccus mobilis 8321 genome encodes:
- a CDS encoding PKD domain-containing protein produces the protein MKRRLSGPALLVALLLIHAAPLFAVSALAQIEIASLTYLGDSVIQVDFSRRMFNRRTGEETTTVTVTNVSGAPIESTDGNLYLAMENITVATVTVPSADGTSVEGIPFYVFEVASLGPGAAVQRQVVFDNPQRARFNVDANAYVSAGATNHKPIADAGSNANGLVGSEIRLDGSGSYDPDGDLITYSWTQTDWPNGSNVELTGTDGPVPRLVPDVAGNYSFELIVTDDEQEASDPDTVTITASSVVAPPNADAGRDQQGQVGQVVTVDGTSSSDPQKLALTFAWTLVSKPPASTLTETAISGRDQPQASFMPDAEGQYDLQLEVDNGTATDVDTVVVNVLPPNLAPVADAGSDQASQPGQAVTLDGTASHDPDNGPQALSSTWTLVSLPPGSALTNADISGADTLQPTFTPDMAGDYILRHEVSDGEQSAGDNVLVEVEDNAPSIAITKPLDGGNVNTARPEISIQFGDNESGIDTSSFECLINGTDYSSAFNVGPANAVLQPTFDLPAGQNQVTASIEDRAGNEASAQSSFTVAFLRAIPGATPTAGYSPLTVRFTTDGEDPAGTIEIFRWDFDGNGSYDTYDTVARDYDHTYNTPGTFNATLYAWSSTGATAEASIPITVENNPPTASADVNPSNGPVPLTVTLAGTGSDSDGTIVRYEWDFEGDGIYDFSSTTTGITTHTYAAEGTFQAIFRVTDNSGNTATATATTTVVRIGPPGSPTATAGASPTSGNAPLTVNLTGSGSDPDGGIVLYEWDFDNDGSYDWSSASSGNTSHTYTQGGTHVATLRVTDNEGLTGIDQVLIRVNLQASLSVGTNTIGFLAESGSGMTATASSQYSASYGPAMAIDGNTGTFWETAPGDAATSWIEVTFDTLQRVEGLTVNWYSYSYRMTTARIDLYDGAGALLHTQTESFASNASSHQVDLPGVENVKRVRLSAQGTYSSYVMIRELTFDKSEMPGQGGPEPEPTGTTINTTISADTRVSIFIKNGQGNIERTLVDNEARTAGSHQDYWDAKDDGGVPVRDGLHYAVMEYRENGTAKTLDLTQITGGTRNSFPMGSSCNQRESFASPTVVKPFENDFMDLNFKLCTAQEVTMFIGPLNTQGDAARIRTIANRQIFPAGDSTLYWDGLDDNGNIAVAPSGDRLITGAWRYTLPNNAMYMTGGGPVIESISADPNYFSPFSEKCDSAGRSEGITLDYSLSKSAATVQLRVYSVESGELLRTASIQNVAAGANDAFWDGKNQAGEYVDIGDYQVGLIATDAQGNSSMLRYALVRVGY
- a CDS encoding RHS repeat-associated core domain-containing protein, whose translation is MSIDGERAMFTSRIGVLFCILLALLLPGVAIAYNKSWDQGHNWIEVDGGWGYYDYDGVWQSEDSPKTCKVGTMCPVYANTGRLEETFTDLSLSGIGPTLAITRTYHSQQWATSFLGNGWTFNFGKRLITARRKDGEKILGLILETGEKNYYKEHSDGTLERLTGYGATFDLIRNVDGSYSIQELDGGRTELDADGKIEEIVDRNGNTLSFQYNAVGCVSRITNASGNYIDFVLGPNGKIASATDNSGRTIGYQYDENGNLTRVTDPLGNSVQYAYNSDNLLTQRTDPRGNVVETIGYDNHQPPRVSTFTEKGEAFTISYYTDRTEKTDSQGNTWTYYYNDVGVIERTIDPLGNETRQSLNKVTVASVDWEEDANGNRTTYTYDALGNVTSRTDALGNTWTYTYVAGTDWLATETSPLGVVTKYEYDSDGNQTKLIRDFGGSLENTTAYTYDGQGNQISVTDPLGNTTTYEYDAQGNMTKVTDALGYITTYAYDARGNRLTETDANGNTTTFAYDLLDRLVTVTDAKGNATSFQYDANGNLIAETDAEGHSRTQSYDSYDRLTQLTDPLGNATNYGYDWRDNRVSKRDANGNTTTYTYDAANHLTQETRPGSAVHSFEYDKVGNQLASIDPAGVRIDQTYDAANRLTARQDSSGDQEIYAYDALGNRTRVERRDAADQVTFGEDTQYDALSRPVQITTALGQVTTFAYDANGNLISITDPLGRVTTQGFDALNRATQIIDAASGVSGLDYDAVGNVTGVTDPRSLTTTYGYDALDRQTALDSPDTGLAQSTYDGNGNLIGRTDSRGIAVAHTYDALDRRTSTQYPDQAEDRALRYDEGTNGRGRLTGYDDESGSVDFSYDPRANLIGESRTIQAQVYNLGYGYDGADRLTRIDYPSGLQVTYAYDGQGRVSTITSNAGGILNGITYLPFGPLAGWSDGSGAQRTLTYDANYRLTGISVPGLLEWHYTHDGAGNITALIDDLDAGRNQTFIYDELNRLTDAAGAYGNYEFTLDPVGNRLTEDDDGLLTQYTYGDDNNRLLSAIGADSDSFTYDAVGNQIADARFASIYNQANRLAEVRQGAVTVAQYLYNAEGQRVVKTIGATVTHFLFGQQGQLLGVYDGSDGSAIEEIVYLGMTPVATVRDGQIYFIHTDHLGTPRVVTNGSQQIVWGWASDPFGEAIADQDPDGDGVAFVFGLRFAGQWFDGETGLHYNYSRDFDPTIGRYIQSDTIGLEGGLNTYLYADGNPLLLSDALGTNPTIIRIGLRAALKAARAAKKAIEKAYGVCKKIRCKIELHGPHHRFGWPFNRRMCHVQLTCWIKGKKGSTFIQRFPYNCDNKGKGPKKPKRKESKPTKPVPKGSPSAPNSQLPTMPTTPVLPIPPLMPASPLIPGL